Sequence from the Leptospira dzoumogneensis genome:
TTGTATACTTACCTCCAGAATCGCCGCTCGTTCTATTATAAAACCATAAATAACAGGGATCATCATGAAAAAGACCGGAGCAGAGTTGATCGTATACGCCTTGGAGCAGATCGGAGTGAAATTTACTTTCGGGATACCCGGCGTTCATAATACGGAATTGTACGACCAATTGAATATATCTAAGAGCATTACCCCTTATCTAGTAACCCATGAATGTGGAGCTGCGTTTATGGCGGATGCAATTAGTCGGACTTCCGAGTCTATCGGAACGCTCGTGATCGTTCCTGCGGCGGGAGCGACTCATGCATTAAGCGGAATTGGAGAGGCATACTTGGATGGAATTCCTATGCTTATTATCTCGGGCGGGGTGAGAACAGATTCCGGAAAAAAATTCCAGTTACATCAAATTGATCAGTCGGGTTTTCTAAAAGGGATCACTAAAAAATTCTTCCGGGTAGAAACTCATGAAGAAATTATCCCGATCATATTCGAGGCCTACGAGGTGGCAACGGAGGACGAGGCAGGGCCGGTTTTTATAGAAATTCCGGTAAACATACAATTATTTTCGGGAAAAGTATCTTATATTCCAAAGTTCACACCTGAAAGGAATGTATGGAAGATAAACGAAGCAGCGTTAGAACAAGCATGTGATCTTTTGAAAAACTCATCTCATCCGGGAATTTTTGCAGGCTGGGGAGCAAGAGAAGCAACGAAAGAATTGATCGAACTTGCGGAACTTCTGGGTTCTCCTGTTGCAACTACCCTGCAAGGATTGAGCGTATTTCCGGGAGACCATCCTCTTCATACCGGGATGGGATTCGGGCCTTATTCCGTTCCTGCAGGAGAAGCCGCTTTTGAAAATTGCGATTGTCTCTTAGCGATCGGTACAAGGTTTTCAGAGATCCCTACCGGAAGTTTCAGTATGAAAGTGCCTGAAAATCTGATCCATATAGATGTGAATCCGGATGTATTCTCTAAGAACTATCCTGCTAAATCCGAGTTAGAAGGAGACGCCAAACATATATTAGGTGCTATCTTAGAAAAATTGAAGAAGGAAGGAATTCAGAAAAAAGGATCCGAGAAAATGAAGGATCTAATTCTGAAAAAGAAAAAAGAATACGAAGAAGAATGGGAAAAACATTCCGTTCCGGATAAAGTGAATCCTTCTATTTTCTTTCGAGAGCTGCGTAAACAAATGAAAGAAGAAGATATCCTAGTTGTGGACGACGGGAATCATACTTTTTTAGCCGCAGAACTATTCCCGGCAATCCGCTCTAAAACATTTATTTCTCCTAGTGATTTTAATTCTATGGGGTATTGTGTACCTGCTTCTATAGGAGCTAAGATCGCAAATCCGGATCGGAATATTGTAGGTATTGTTGGCGACGGTGCATTTTTAATGACCGGGTTAGAGTTACTCACCGCTAGTACGAATTCTATCGGGGTAGTGATTTGTGTGTTTTATGACGGAGAGCTAAGCCAGATCTCTCAAGGCCAACAGATACCTTATTCCCGTAAAACTTGCACCATTCTTGGAGAATTACAATTAGAGGGTATCGCAAAAGGAACGGGTGCTGCTTATCTTTCTCTAAAGGCGAATGAAAACATTGAGTCAGTGCTTCAACAAGCGTTTCGTATCTCGGGAGAAGGAAGACCGGTCATCGTGGATATAAAGATAGATTATTCTAAAGCAACTAGATTTACTAAGGGAGTGGTCCAGGCCAATCTAGGAAGATTTCCTTTAGGGGAAAAATTCAGATTTATCGGCCGTGCTCTTTGGAGAAAATTGACAGGCTAAAGCTTATTCTTCATGTATTTTATAGCTCTATTATTCCATTTTTTCGCGGCTGCCTTTTGGGTGGGTGGAATGCTTTTTTTTGTGCTGATCTTTCGTCCCGTATACAAGGATAAGGAGCTTTCGGACGTTAAAACCCTGTTATTACTTAAAATCGCGTTACAATTCCGGAAACTTTCTTATTATGTATTTGTAATATTATTGGCATCCGGGATAAGTATCGCCTATTTGAAGGGATACTTTGAGGTTTATTCTCAGTTCTCTTACTGGATATCCCCTCATGGGAGCATTTTTCTCGTAAAAATGCTCCTCTTCCTTCTGCTGCTTCTTAGTTCTATTCTACATGATTTTTTGATAGGTCCAACCGCGTTTAAGGATATGGAAAAGGGGATCAAATCGGATAGTAGGAGTAGGAAATACGCTTCCATTTTCGGAAGGATCAACCTTCTCATCTCTTTATTGATCGCAGTGTTAGGTCTTGCGTATTCTAGGGGTTTTACGTTTTAGAGTACCTTCTACCCTAAATATGTATTAGAAAAATTTTTTTAATTCTTCCTTATTCAAAACTTCTATCATACCTCTTTCCGGATTTATGATCCCTTGGTCCTTAAGTTGTTTGAGTGCTCTTGAAAAAGTTTCAGGTCTCAATGCGAGCATGGATGCGATCTGAGAATGCGCAAGAGTTGCTTGGCTCTCAGGTAAATAATACAAGAAGTGAGCGACTCTTTGCAGGGAATCCATGGTCATTCCGCGATTAATGGAAAGATTTAAGGCTTGTATCTTACTGAACAAGGATTGGATCAAAAGGTGATTTAAAGGGATGTCCGTTTTTATTCTTTCACGCAGCTCTTTAAAAGGAAGGGAAAGAACTGCTCCATCCGTTACGAATCTGCCCGAGGCAGGAAAGGGGATCCCGTTGATAAGTGCAAGTTCCGCGATCATCGAAACCGGATTAAAAAAATTCAGAGTGATCTCATTAGAACTGGAATCATATTTAAATATCTGTAGTTTACCCTCTATAAGAAGATGCAAACAATCGGTCTCATCGCCTTGGTGAAATAAGAATTCGTCTTTTTTTAGGATACGTTTTCTTCCGGCGGAAAAGATCGATAACATCTCTTCCTTAGATATTTCATCGAAGATCATTAATCCCATATCTTACTCATTATCATTCGATTCTTTTCTATATGTTTTGACGATCTGAAAACGGTTAACTCGATCTGCAGACCGTATGACAATTATCATCGGCGGCTTTTGTATTGGATTGATCCGGGTCAAGGTGCTTCTTCTCCGAACGTAGTTAGATGAGTTGAAGTCCGGTCATAGGATCTGATCGCAGAAAACTAAAGATCCGGACTCTCGGGTGTTTATGAAGATAATTAAGAATATCATAAAATTCGGTAAGATCACTCCGGTACTGTTAGGTTTAATCGCTTTCTCTTATTGCGGGAAAGAAAAACCGGCAGAGGCCGAGAGTTCTGTCGGTAGTAAAGGGATAGGGCCCGTCACTTCTGTTACGTTAGGCGCATTAGATGAAGGGATGGCTCAAAAAGGGAAACAGAACTTCGAAACAAAATGTAGTGCCTGTCATAAATTCGAAGAGAAGGTCGTAGGACCTGCACTAAAAGGAGTAACTGAGAGAAGGACTCCTGAGTGGATCATGAACATGATCTTGAATCCTATGGAAATGACACAGAAGGATCCTATCGCTCAAGAACTTCTCGCAGAACATTTGACCCAGATGACTTTCCAAAACGTACAGGAATCTGAGGCCAGAGAGATCCTGGAATATCTTAGAAAAATGGATAAGAAATAAGGGAGGAAGAAAATGAAAAAACACAAATTCAGGAATCTTGTGCCTTTCGGACTGATGATCTTCATCGGTTTAGGGTACGGATGTAAGGGTGGGGCGGCGACCGCTGCTCTCGCTTCCGATGCAGCGAAACGTGTGTATGTTGCACCGGGAGAAAAGGACGAAGTTTACGCCTTCCTTTCCGGAGGATTCAGCGGCCAAATGTCCGTCTACGGAATTCCTTCTGCTCGTTTATTCAAGATCATTCCGGTCTTCTCGGTCTTTCCGGAGAACGGTTACGGATATGATGAAGAAACTAAGAACATGCTTAGAACTACTCATGGATATGTTCCTTGGGACGATAGTCACCATATAGAAGCATCCATGACCGATGGAAAACAAGATGGTCGTTGGTTGTTCTTGAATGCAAACAACACTCCTAGACTTGCTCGGATCGATTTGAAGTCTTTTGAAACTAAGGAGATCATCGAGATCCCTAACAGTGCGGGTAACCATGCTTCTCCTTTTGCCACCGAAAACACAGAGTATCTGATGGCGGCGACTAGGTTCTCCGTTCCGATCCCTCAGGCAAGTGTTCCTATAGAAAATTTCTCTAAAGGAGATTTTAAAGGAACAGTTTCTATGGTGAAGGTGGACCCTAAATCCGGAAGACTTTCTATCGAGCTTCAGATCCTTGTTCCAGGTTTTGATTACGATCTATCACACTGCGGAAAAGGAAAATCCCACGATTGGTGCTTCTTTACATCTTATAACTCCGAACAGGCATATAAGATGATAGAAGTAGGAGCTTCTAAGAATGATAAGGACTATATCTTAGCATTCAACTGGGTCCGTGCAAAACAATGTTTGGACCAAGGAAAGGCGTCTAACTTTGGTGGAGAATATTATAGAAATTATCTACCGGAGAACCAACCCGTGATCTCCGAAAAGTTGAGCGGAGTGAAAATGCTCCAACCTAAGGACTGTCCTGGGGTCATGTATTATATGCCTACTCCTAAAAGTCCTCACGGAACGGACGTGGATCCTACGGGAGAATATATCGTAGGAGGAGGAAAACTCGCTACTGTTATTCCGGTCCACTCCTTCTCTAAACTTATGGATGTGAAAGATAAACCGGAACATAGATCCGGAATGATCATGGATATCCCGGTTTTAAAATACGAATCCACTCTTGCCGGAGAAGTTAAAAAACCTTGTTTAGGTCCTTTGCATACGGAGTTTGACGGAAAGGGATATGCTTATACTTCCTGTTTCGTAAGTTCCGAAGTTGTAAAATGGGAATTGGGGACCTGGGAAGTTGTACAACATCTTCCTGCTTATTATAGTGTAGGACACCTTTCAATCGTAGGTGGAAGTTCCAAAGATCCGTACGGAAAATATCTGATCGCATTGAATAAGATCACTAAGGATAGATATCTTCCGGTAGGTATGGAATTACCTCAGAGTGCCCAGCTCTACGATATTTCCGGAGGTAAAGCGGAACTTCTCTCCGATTTCCCTACGGTAGGAGAGCCTCACTATTCTCAAATGATCCCTGCAAAACTTCTTATGGATAAGGCTGCAAAAATCTATCCATTAGAAGAAAATAAACATCCTTATGCGATCAAGAACGAGAAGGATGCGAGAGTTGTTCGTGAAGGAAATACAGTTCGTGTTTATATGACACAGATACGTTCTCACTTTAAACCGGACACTATCGAAGTGAGAAGCGGAGACACCGTATTTTTCCATGTGACTAACTTGGAACAAGACTTCGATATTCCGCACGGTTTTGCAGTGGGTGGGGCGCCTGAGATGCCTAACCTTCTGATCATGCCGGGACAGACCAGGACTTTCAAATGGAAAGCGCCTAAGCCTGGAATATATCCTTTCTACTGCACGGATTTCTGTTCGGCTCTTCACCAAGAAATGCAGCAGTACATTAGGGTGCTTCCTTAAACGAGGGATCTTATGCAGGAACTTCTCTTAAAGAAGATCTCCAAAATGAACCGGCTCCTAATTTTAGGAGTCGGTCTTTTGTTGATATCAGTTTATTTTTTGCCTATCTGGCATATATCGTTAGCCGCCCCCCAGTATCCGGAAGGTTTGGGAATGAAGATCTGGATCGATAAGATTACCGGTTCTTCTACTTATGATCTTCAGAATATCAATTTACTGAATCATTATATAGGAATGCATGAGATCGTTTCGGAATCCGTTCCGGAATTATTGTTTATGCCGTATGTTTTGGGATTTTTGATCTTCGGGGCATTCGTAACATTTCTTCTTCCGAGAGTGTATCTGATCGTTTTAGGAATTCTGAATATTGTAATATTGGGGATCTTAGGAATGTATGATTTTTGGAGATGGGAATATAATTACGGCCATAATCTTAATCCTGATGCTCCTATCGTGGTTCCGGGGATGGCCTACCAACCTCCGCTTTTGGGATGTAAGGAGATGTTGAATATCACCGCTTGCAGTTTCCCTTCTTGGGGAGGGATCATTCTGTTCGCGACCCTCGGGATCCTTGTTTTTATACTATGGAATGAGAAGAGGAGGATGGATGTTTCGAAATAGATCCGGTTTTCGGACTATCATTCTACTCTTGTTAGGTTCGATTTCGGTTTTCTGTTCTAAAAGAGAACCGATCCTTCCTGAATTCGGAAGGGAACTTTGCGCTCATTGTTCTATGGCAATCGTGGATAAACGTTTCCATGTTCAGTTATTAACGGAGAAGGGGAGACGATACTATTTCGATTCCATAGAATGTTCTCATTCTTTTGAAAAATCCGCAAGGTATTCTTCCGGATCAGTATGGTTTGCGGATTTCGAAAATCCGGGTCAAATGATCCCTGAAGATATGGCAGTGCTCATAAAATCTTCGGAGCTACGTTCTCCTATGGGAGAAGGTCTTGCGGCATTCTCCTCTATGGGCCGAGCAAAAGATTTTTTGAATACTCATAAAGGCTCTATCTGGAGTCGAAACAATGAAAAAGATCATTGATCTGCATCCTGAAGATTATAGGACCGGCTTTAGACATTCGCGATTGATTGCGATGTTCTCCTTCTTCTTTTGTCTAACTACTTCAGATATTTTTTCCAAAGAAATAGAAGTATGTACGGATCAGTGCGGCTTCTCCACTATTCAAGCTGCGATCGATTCCGCGAATTCCGGGGATACGATCCGGATCGGAAAAGGTATCTATCGAGAAGGTATGATATCGATTTCGAAACCTTTAGTTTTGGAAGGTTCGACCGGTGCTACCCTGGATGGAAAAAAAGAAAAACATGTGTTGGATATTCGATCCAATCATGTCGTAATTCGAGGATTGAACATCATAGGAAGTGGAGTTTCGGATACCTCGGAGTATGCCGGAGTTCATGCAGAAAAAATAAAATACTGCGTAATAGAGAATAATACTTTTGAGGACAATGCGTACGCGATCTATCTGGCAGAAACGGAAGATTGTGCCGTGCGAAGGAATATTTCGACTGGGAATGCGGTAAATGAAGTTTCCGGAGGGAACGGGATCCATCTTTGGTCTTCTAAGGGAACCAGGATAGAAGGGAACGAATTAAAAAAACACAGGGACGGCATCTATCTGGAGTTTTCGAGTAATCTTAAGATAGAGGATAATATTTCACACGATAATATCCGTTATGGAATGCACTTTATGTTCTCTTCGGATAATGATTTTAGGGGGAACAGATTCGAAAATAACTCGGCGGGAGTCGCCGTGATGTATAGTAAAAATATTCTGATCGAAAATAACAGCTTCGAAAATAACTGGGGGGATAGTTCTTACGGACTTTTGTTGAAGGAAATCTCCGAGAGTATTCTTACAAAGAACTCATTCATACATAATACCGTGGCGGTCTTTGCGGACGGATGTAATCGAAATTATTTTACTCATAATGAGCTGAAAGATAACGGATGGGGAGTGAAAATTTTAGGTAATAGTGAATCCAATCAATTCGTACAAAACGAATTCAAAGAGAATGTATTCGATATCAGCACTAATACGAAACACAGCACGAATTCGTTTAGAGAAAATTTTTGGGATAGTTACGACGGTTACGATCTGGATCTGGATAGATTCGGGGACATTCCTCATAAGCCGGTTCATTTTTTCGGATATTGGGTGGTAGTTTATCCTTTTCTAATGGTTCTTTATAATTCCCCGGTTGTGAACTTTTTACAAGCGATTGAAAAGGCTTTTCCGATAGTTACCCCGATCGATTTGGAAGATCCAAAACCTAAGATGAGGAGTCATGTATGATGAGGGTAAAAGATTTAACCGTTCAATATGGAAGATCACTTGCCGTTAAAGGGATTTCTTTCGATGCGGAAGAGGGGCATATTCTATCTTTGATCGGCCCAAATGGTTCCGGAAAAAGTTCAGTCCTCAAAAGTATCGTAGGTTTAGTAAAACCTGCCCGGGGGCATATAGAATTTGTGGGAAAGGAAGAAGAGCGGGTTAACTCTAAGATCGGATATATGCCCCAATCCCCTTTATTCCCAAAAAATGTAAAGGTATCCGAACTTGTGGATTTTCTAAAAAAACTGGAATCTTCCGATCCGGAGGAATTCCGGGAATTATTCGATCTACTAGGTTTAAAGGATTATGAAAATATAAAGTTCGGGGCTTTGTCCGGGGGTACAAAACAAAAAGTAAATATTCTACAATGTTTTTCGATACGTAAGCCTGTGTATATAGTGGATGAGCCTACTGCAAGCTTAGATCCTTATATTTCTAATCTTTTAAAGGAAATATTGCTTCGAAAAAAGAAAGAAGGGGCTTTGCTTATTTTTTCCACTCATATCTTAAGTGAAGTGGAGGAGATCGCGGATCGTTTTTTGCTTATGTCGGAAGGTTCTCTATTAATCGATGATTCACCTGGAAATTTCGTAAAAAATAGGGATAGAGGGAATCTTCAGAATACGTTAATGGAATTTTGGAATACCAAGTATTCGGAAAGAATATGAAAGAGCTAATCTTATTCGAACTCAGAGAAAATATCAGAAGCAAATGGATGTTCGTGTTCGCAGGCTTTCTTGCAATTTCTGCAGGAGCGCTTAATTATTTTGGGGACGAAAGCGGGGGAAGATTAGTGGTGAGTCAAATGAATTTGGTATTATTCGTCGTTCCTTTATTTTGCATTACATTTGCCGGATTAACATTTAATGATTCTCTTCCTTTTGCAGAAGTACTTCTCTCTAAATCACTGACCAGATCTCAGTATTTTTTCGGAAAATACTGCGGGGTAAGCCTATCTCTTTTTTTAAGTTTTCTGATCGGGCTCGGAATTTCTGGAGTTCCACTTTTCTTCAGCGAACCTAAACTCGCGATCTTATTCTCCGAGTTGATCTTTTTCGGAACCGTGCTGATCTTAGTATTCGTTTCTTTGGGATTTTTATTAGCTTCCTTCTTTAAAAAAGGGGAATTGATCGTTTCAGGAGCCTTACTCGTTTGGTTATATTTCTTTTTACTTTTTGATTCATTCGTGTTTATGCTGAGTATTTATTTGGGAGATTATCCTGTAGAGATCCCTGCATTACTCGTAATTCTATTTAATCCGGTCGATCTGGTGAGGATTTTGATCATTCTGCAGACTAAGGCTTCCGTACTGCTCGGATTCTCCGGAGCATTTTTGATCAGAAGTTTAGGAACATCGATGGTAGTTCTATTATCTATCTTGTTCCTAACGTTTTGGGTTCTGATACCTTTACACATTTCATATAAAAGATTTTTAGTTCGAAATTTTTAAAAAAGAAGAAGGCCCGCAATACAAAACCGATCCGGGCCTTCTACACTTTATATTAAAGATCGTAACGAACGAATACATTGAACATTGTCTGCATTGCAAGTTGAGGTCCGTTCAAATGTTGGTGGAAAGGTTTGCCAAGTTCGAAACCGAATCTAATTTTTTCATCTAAAAGGAAATTCATCCCGACTAATGCGTCCGTGCGATTTCCTCCTTGTCGATTCGGATCGTTTTGAGGATCCATCTTAGGGTCCAAAGAACCGTCTTGCCCTTTGATATTATCCCAATAAACCGCTTGTACTCTGATAGATACGCTTGTCCAAGAAAATATAGAATAAGCGATCCATGAACTCAGTTCATATATATTCCCGAAACGATATTGGTTCTGATTTTTCGAGCTGCGCAGATTTGCGTTCCCTCCTAGTCCCCAAGAGAATCGATTCGATTTTCCGGAATAAGCTATCCCGGGTAAATAATTGATCGTTCCGGTTCCCGGCTGCATATTATAGGGAACTTTTTGATTTCCCATCATAGGCATCCAATCTCGTTCATCAATGGAACCGGTGGGAAGAGAGATCCCAAAATTCAGAAAGAATTCGTGATCATTCCGTTTGAGTATACGGTGTGCCGCGGAAAAAGAAATATCTCCCACTCCTCCCGACTTCATAGCAGAAGAATCGAAATTACTAGTTTCCATCATCATTTGGTTTTTTATTACCGGGACCATGAACATGATCATCGTATCGTCCGAAATACCGTACATCGCACTCGTCATATAAGATTCCATTAACATGGATTTAGGAACCGACATATAACGATATCCGTTAACGGATGTTTGAGGAATGCTCGGTCCTCCCGTCAGCAGGCTCCCGCTCGGCATAGAAACGCTCGGATCGAATTGAGGGAACCAAAGAGTTTCATAAGTCCCCATGGATCTGCTTCCGTTCAGCAGTCCCGACATCTGCATTCCCATATAGCGAAAATCCAAAACCCAAGAACCTTTGTTATGAACATGAGGGAACATTAGACCTGCAGGTGCGATCTGATCTGCCCTCGATCCGTGGTGATGGCCTTGTTCTTTAGATCCATTACGGTGATGAGCGTGAGGATCCGTTTCTTCTACAGGCTTAGGTACATCGATCTCGCCCGAGAAAATATTATGAAAAGAAAATATAATTAAAAAAGAAAAAATGAAAACGTGATACTTCATGATCACCTCCAAGTATCCGGACCAAAAAAAGAGGGCCGCTTATGCGGCCCCAGTGGAAACAATCAGTCGACTTGGGACAAAATCGAACCGATCGTGAAAGACGTTAGTTTTGCTCCATTCAAAATGAAGCCGATCCTATCTCCGGAATAGGCAGGCACGCTCATCATCTGCATGACCGGGAACATCATCATGGAATTTCTTTCCGCCTGAGTGACCTCGGAACAGGCTTTGGGCCAGGCGTTGATCCATTGCTCCGAACTTGCGTATTGGAAGTCGATACAGTAGGTGTAATTCGTATCAGGGGATAAGGCAGCGGTTCCTTTACTCACGACCGCAAAGTTCCCCGACATATCGGAGTAGAATTGTTCCTTGGTTGAATCCGTTAGCCGGAATGCAGGACCTGAGATGGGAGTTCCGGATCCGTAGACATATATTGTCAGACTTCCGCCGGTTTTAAGCGAGAAGGAGACTTCCACATTTGTTCCTCCATTTGAACCGGGAAGAACAACATTACCCAGGCTGGAGAATGAAGAATCCGAGGAATTTCCACTCAATCCTTTTTCCAGATTGGGGGTATTTCCGCTGAATCCGAGTCCTTCTATATCGCTTGGAGAACAATTTTGGATATCATATCTTGTGCGCTTGGGATGCACATATGAGAGAGTGTTCGAGATCGGAGTTAAACTTTGGGTAGAACATCCTTCCTTTGCAGCTACTCCTAGGACGAGAGTCTGCAGTAGTTGTTGTTCTGAAGAAGTTCCGTTCGACAAAGAACCCAACTGGGAACAGTCGAAATGGAAGAAAGAGAGAATGATCGCGGTTATTGAAATATGACGTGATAGCATATTTACTTTCCTTTATATTATGAATATACACTTATGATCTCTTCTAGAACGGTATATGTTATTCTAGAAGACGGATACGATTAGGCTAAGGAAAGATGTTTGGGCGGGCGTTTGAATTTTCGGTTATGGGCTTTGGACAATTCTGCGGAGTATAGATCCTTCATTTCGAAGGAGGGTCCGAGAACTGGAATAATATAAATCCTAGGTATGATTACATAATAGGAAAAAACCCTGATTTGAGAGTATATCCGATCCGAATTCTCTTTTTTGCATCTACATTCATGAACGGTTGATTTCGGATCGGAATGGCAGTTTATACGATCCTGTTTTTCGGGATCGGAAGATTTAGTAAGATCAATCTTAGTACGGAAAAAATCGTCCTCTTTGCTTGTATGTGTTTCTTTATCGGAATTATGATTACAGTGACAGATCAAATTTCCTAAAAATAATTTTTCAAATATGCTGCCTTCCGCAGGAACAAGCAGGCGTGGAAAAAAGATCAAAATTAAGGAATAGGCTGTAATCGTTTTCATCTCGAGAGACTCTAACGTATCGAATTTAACTCCTTATGATCTGAAAATGCATTGATTGTGGTCAATCTGAGAGGATAAAAACCTTTATAGGATTTTGATTTATCTCAAGAGTTGGATTGGTGTTTGGAAAGGAGGACGAATGTCTTTGCCTTGCTCAATATTTTTTGAAAAGGTAAAAAGTAGATCCTAAAAAGATTTTCGAAGTTGCTATCTTCTTCTTCCTTTAAACCGAAAACCGTATTTTCTGCTTCTCCTTTCTCCGGAATATAAAGACTTCCGAAAAGGATATCCCAAAACGCGAAAGATACTCCTATGTTCTTGTTTTGAAGGTTAATATCAGTACTATGATGGATTTGATGTTGAGCAGGACTTAAAAATATTCTGCTCAACCATTTGGGAAATCTAAGACCTATATGAGAATGCCTTAAATTCGCATATAGGTTAAATACGAAAATTCCCGCATTCACTCCTAAAAAAGACAACATATTGATCCCATTCGGAAATAAAAAAACGGCAAACCCGGTTATGATCCCCGAACAAATAGCTCCGAACGAATTTACTAAGATAGCTTCCACAGGATGTACTCTATACACTGTGAGAGGATTTAATACTTTTGCGGAATGATGTAATTTATGGAATTCCCAGAGAAATGTTTTATGAAGAAGCCAATGGGCGAAAAATCTTCCGAAATCGTTCGCAAGCCAAAATAAAATGGAATAAATTATAATAAAAAAGGTCCCGGGAGAGGAAAGATGATTTGTCTCTCCGAATATTTTAAACAGAGATCCACTGATGTATGTGGATACAACTGCTCCGGATATAACGAAATAACTGAAGAAGAGTGCGAATAAGAACGTATTTATTAAATAATACTTATAATCTAATAAGGCGGATCTATGCAACCAGATCTTCTTAGAAAGATTTTCACGAAGATAGTCCTTGGATCTAAATCCTTTTTCCTTCCGACTTCTCCATACGATCAATAGTAGAGTGAACAGGATCGAACTTAAAATATAGAACCAATATATCTTTACGGAAGGAAGAAATATGATCCGTATCGGACTTAAAAGAGAACGAAAAATCTCAGGCACTGGTGAATGCTCTCGGGCTTATTAAAATTTTAGAATATTGAACCGCAAATATCAAAAACGAGATTATCCAGAATATTGCGGAAAACAGATAAGCTTCCCTGTACTTATTCAATAAGGGAAGAAATACCCTGGCTACAACCGCTAAGTTAATCAAAATATATCCAAGGATTATCGATTTGGAAGCTCTAATCGGCCTGCCCGTATGACCAAGTGAAACCCTAGTGATCATACCGTATATAAAAACTCCTATTCCTCCTACGGTGAAGATATGAAAGGCGGAAGAAGTGGGAAAAAATCCTAAATGAGAAAGTCCATATGCTAAAAATCCGGAGCATAACCAGAAATAACCCGAATGTAAGATCCAGAGGATCGGCACCTTTTTGGATTTCCAAGGTTCCCAGAAAAGCCAGCGAGAATAGTTTAACATTCCGAAAGCGAGACAAAATAATCCTGCAAATGGAATGATCTCAGAAAACCAGAAAGCACAAGCTTCTATTATTAAAAATATAAATCCTCCGTATCTAATCAAACTTTCTAATTTTAGAAATCTTTTCGGACTTGAACCTGGGATAGCTGCCGAAGTGAAGAAGGGCATAATCCTTCCTCCGATAAGTATGACAAATTGAAGTATTACAAAAAGAGAAAGATGAATAAAATGTAAACTCCATCCCTCCGGTAAAATATTCAAAAATGAGAACGCAGTCAATATATGAAGTAAGAATAATAGAAAGTAAGTAACCGCAACAACGCGGTTATGTTCCTGGCCTTTTGCGAATAAGGGTGGTGCCAGATAAAAAAGTACAAGTAGATCACAATACAGGTCTGCAGTAAGTGCAAGATAGGAAAGATATTGGTTGGATAAAAATCCGAATCGACCCAAAAACCAGA
This genomic interval carries:
- a CDS encoding NnrS family protein, translating into MKSLLDFRSAIWSVAFRPFFLASSFHAIFAVLVWILILFSIIPSPFLTGGIQIHSYEMVFGFGRGAIIGFLFTAGQNWTKKVLAKEGYLALLFGLWFLGRFGFLSNQYLSYLALTADLYCDLLVLFYLAPPLFAKGQEHNRVVAVTYFLLFLLHILTAFSFLNILPEGWSLHFIHLSLFVILQFVILIGGRIMPFFTSAAIPGSSPKRFLKLESLIRYGGFIFLIIEACAFWFSEIIPFAGLFCLAFGMLNYSRWLFWEPWKSKKVPILWILHSGYFWLCSGFLAYGLSHLGFFPTSSAFHIFTVGGIGVFIYGMITRVSLGHTGRPIRASKSIILGYILINLAVVARVFLPLLNKYREAYLFSAIFWIISFLIFAVQYSKILISPRAFTSA